In Macrococcus sp. 19Msa1099, the genomic stretch ATGATTGATTTAGTTAAGTATCACAACAACTTAAATTCAGTAGTTTTTGGTAAGTTTAACGCTAACGAAATGAATCTTTTCTTTAGCATAATTAGTAAATTAAAAGATAAAGGCGAAGATACAGTAATCTTTTCCTGGAATGAATTAAAAGATTTAAGTCGATATAAACCAACTGCCACTCAAAGGTTTGTTAGTGATTTAGATAAAACTTATAAAAAAATGTTGGAATTGAACTATGGTCAAACATTCGTAAAGAAAAAACGCTTAACGTACTCACGTTTTGTATTATTTACTAGTTTTCACATTGATTGTGACATGAATGATGACGGAGATTTAGACGCTTCTACTGGGATAGTAGCTATAAAAATAAACCCAGAATTACGACATATTTTGAACGATTTAGAGCAATGGACTCAATATTCGTTAGAAGAATTTATCAAACTAAAATCTACATATTCTAAAACAATCTTTAGGCTTTTAAAACAATTTAGGACAACTGGATATTTAAAATTATCTGTTGAAGAATTTAGAGAGCAATTAGATATTCCAAATTCCTATAGAATGAGCCATATCAATCAAAAAGTGATATCTGTAGCTGAAAAAGAATTGAACGCTCATTTCAAAAACTTAAAGATAAATAAAATTAAAGCAAAGAAAAAAGGGGCGCCAGTAGTGGCAATAGAGTTCCGTTGGTCCCCCGAAAAAACAGGGACATTTGTTGACTACTCTAAGAAAAAACAACCACGCGAATTAACACCAAAGTGGTTGAAAAATGAGGGGCAACAAAATCGATCAACTGATGAAATGTCCGAAGAAGAACTTGAAATCGAAAGAGAAAAATTAAGAAAAGAGTTAGCTGAACTAGAAAATGCTAAACAGACTGAAATAGACGAATATATCAAATAAAACCTTTGAAACCGGGAATTTACGTGCTGAGATTCCGATTTTAAGCACGATAACTTTTATTTTGTGAATAACCATGCGTTAAAGTGCTTAAAATCGCCTTTCATCTTTAATTGTTTCAATATTTTATAAAATAAGGATTTAATTTTAATATTTACCTAAATTTTGTTAAAAAATCGATGCAAAAAGAAGATTTTTTGATATTATTTATTTTGTGGTAAAAAAATTATGTCTATCTAAGGAGAGTGTTAAAATGAAGAAACAAGTATTAAAAACCGTCTTATCATTATCAGTTCTTACAGCTTTAGGTACTAGTGAGTTCCAACCTTATTACGCACACGCTGAAGCTATCACAAACGCTCAAGTAAAAATGGTAAAATTAGATCAGCATACTTTTGGGCTAAAGTTAAAAAATGTTCAAGCTGTTATTAATGCTGACGGTTCTACTGTACTTAAAGATATGAATACAAAAAAAGTTGAGACTTTACCTTCAGAAGCAATCGATGAGTATGGAAATAAAGTTAAGATTGCTTATAAAAAAGTTGGTAAAGATCTAATTGGTCAGTATCAGTTAATAGAAGACGGTGGCCTATCTTTTTATGCTGCCAAGAAAAAACGACCAAGTGGGGCTAAATGTGGCTTTGGCGTGATAGGTAGCTACTATACTGGTATGATAGGTGGAGCAGCATCTGGAGCAGCTGTTGGCTCTTTAGGTGGACCTATAGGTGCTGTTGGAGGAGCAATCACATTAGGTTTATTAGGTAGCTATGCAGGCGCGAGTGTAGGATATGCGTCTTACTGTTAAAACCATCAATTTATTTAGTGGAATTTTTTTATTGTTATGGATATTAGTTTCTTTAACGTTGATATATTTCTTTAACATTAGAGAAATGTTACTGCCTTTTGTATTATTTTCATTTGTTTTTATATCTTCTATAACAGCATTTAATGCTATTAACAGAATGAATAAGTCAGATTAGATGTAATGAATATTTTAGCTTTGATAACAAAAAAGAAACGTATTAATTATTAATACGTTTCTTTTTTGTTATCACTTGCAATTAAGTCATTAAAAGCCCTTTTAACATTTTTAAAATATTCTTTATTTTTATCAAGACAAGAAGAAACTCAAAAATTGCTTCGCATTTTTGAGTTTCTCAAGCAAAACCGACCTCTTTTTCAAAGAGATCGGTTTTTTTTATTCAATTTCATACTCCTTGCACAAATAAAACCCGCATTTATAATAGCCACTATAGCAACAATTACTGAAATATAAATATTAAAATCAAAAAGACCCAAAGTGATAAAAGTTAATAAAATCACGTTAAGAATCAAAGAAATAAAAAACGGCAAATCAAACTCTGTCTTCATAACAATCCCCCAATATTTTTTTATTCTAACTCAGATACACTTTAACTCATTTTTACATTTATTCCAATTTCCTTTTCAGCATAAAAGATCGCCTGATTTTCATATCAAAAAAACATCGAATTTCAAATTAATTCTCGTTTTTCAGTCGCCACACGAACTATAGCAATCAAACAGCATGTTTGCCCATTTTTTAATGAAAACGAAGTTTGCATGTAAATGGGCAGTACCTGGTATTCGCCTGATGTTTGCATTTATTCCAATTTCCTTTTTGAGTAGAAACTTTGACCCTT encodes the following:
- a CDS encoding replication initiation protein; the protein is MIDLVKYHNNLNSVVFGKFNANEMNLFFSIISKLKDKGEDTVIFSWNELKDLSRYKPTATQRFVSDLDKTYKKMLELNYGQTFVKKKRLTYSRFVLFTSFHIDCDMNDDGDLDASTGIVAIKINPELRHILNDLEQWTQYSLEEFIKLKSTYSKTIFRLLKQFRTTGYLKLSVEEFREQLDIPNSYRMSHINQKVISVAEKELNAHFKNLKINKIKAKKKGAPVVAIEFRWSPEKTGTFVDYSKKKQPRELTPKWLKNEGQQNRSTDEMSEEELEIEREKLRKELAELENAKQTEIDEYIK